One window from the genome of Nicotiana sylvestris chromosome 9, ASM39365v2, whole genome shotgun sequence encodes:
- the LOC104247743 gene encoding 26S proteasome regulatory subunit 4 homolog A-like has protein sequence MGQGTPGGLNRQLPGDRKNDGDKKEKKFEPAAPPARVGRKQRKQKGSEAAARLPTVTPLTKCKLRLLKLERIKDYLLMEEEFVANQERLKPQEEKTEEDRSKVDDLRGSPMSVGNLEELIDENHAIVSSSVGPEYYVGILSFVDKDQLEPGCAILMHNKVLSVVGLLQDDVDPMVSVMKVEKAPLESYADIGGLDAQIQEIKEAVELPLTHPELYEDIGIKPPKGVILYGEPGTGKTLLAKAVANSTSATFLRVVGSELIQKYLGDGPKLVRELFRVADDLSPSIVFIDEIDAVGTKRYDAHSGGEREIQRTMLELLNQLDGFDSRGDVKVILATNKIESLDPALLRPGRIDRKIEFPLPDIKTRRRIFQIHTARMTLADDVNLEEFVMTKDEFSGADIKAICTEAGLLALRERRMKVTHADFKKAKDKVMFKKKEGVPEGLYM, from the exons ATGGGACAGGGAACACCCGGTGGACTTAACCGGCAACTGCCCGGAGATCGGAAGAACGACGGAGACAAGAAGGAGAAAAAGTTCGAGCCGGCTGCTCCACCGGCTCGAGTCGGCCGTAAGCAGCGCAAACAGAAGGGTTCCGAAGCTGCAGCTCGGCTACCAACCGTTACACCGCTCACAAAGTGCAAGCTTCGGCTCCTAAAGCTCGAGCGAATCAAAGATTACCTGTTAATGGAAGAAGAATTCGTGGCCAATCAGGAACGACTAAAACCTCAGGAAGAGAAAACAGAAGAGGATAGATCTAAGGTTGATGATCTACGTGGTTCTCCGATGAGCGTGGGGAATTTAGAGGAGCTTATTGATGAGAATCATGCCATAGTTTCTTCTTCAGTTGGGCCGGAGTATTATGTTGGGATCTTGTCCTTTGTGGATAAGGACCAGTTGGAACCCGGTTGTGCTATTCTGATGCATAATAAG GTTCTATCAGTTGTTGGTCTTCTACAAGACGATGTTGATCCGATGGTGTCTGTCATGAAGGTTGAGAAAGCTCCTTTGGAATCCTATGCTGATATTGGTGGATTGGATGCTCAGATTCAGGAGATCAAAGAAGCTGTTGAGCTTCCGTTGACTCACCCTGAGCTGTATGAAGACATTGGTATAAAACCTCCTAAAGGGGTCATTCTCTATGGAGAGCCTGGGACTGGCAAAACCTTGCTTGCAAAG GCAGTAGCAAACTCCACTTCAGCAACTTTCTTGCGTGTTGTCGGAAGTGAACTGATTCAGAAATACTTGGGAGATGGGCCTAAATTGGTCAGGGAGCTCTTCAGAGTTGCTGATGATCTCTCCCCGtctattgtcttcattgatgagaTTGATGCAGTTGGTACCAAGAG GTATGATGCACACTCTGGTGGTGAACGTGAGATTCAGAGGACTATGTTAGAATTGTTGAACCAGCTAGATGGTTTTGATTCCAGAGGAGATGTTAAGGTGATTCTTGCTACAAATAAAATAGAAAGTCTTGATCCTGCCCTGCTGCGACCTGGCAGAATAGACAGGAAGATTGAGTTCCCTCTTCCTGATATTAAAACAAGGAGGCGGATTTTCCAG ATACACACAGCAAGGATGACTTTGGCTGATGATGTGAACCTAGAAGAATTTGTTATGACCAAGGATGAGTTTTCCGGAGCTGATATCAAGGCAATATGTACTGAAGCTGGATTGCTCGCTCTAAGAGAACGGCGTATGAAG GTGACTCATGCAGATTTCAAGAAGGCGAAAGATAAGGTCATGTTCAAGAAGAAAGAGGGAGTCCCAGAAGGACTTTACATGTAA